A section of the Adhaeribacter radiodurans genome encodes:
- a CDS encoding type IV secretory system conjugative DNA transfer family protein — translation MEESSELKKLYSFLQSFIYFTLFTEFLVFLFADAGFMEQLRPVILKLQRIAIYQNIYYSKAFTFLLIVIVAIGTKARKNLHHDPVKHIYLPLFFGFLFFFGAGYFYQHPTNRLLAFGVTWSDAAYMLFSLVGAVMINIALDNISKHIQTGLMKDKFNVENESFEQSRELMNTPYSVNLPMLFYYKRRVNHGYLNIANPFRATLLIGTPGSGKSYSVVNPFIKQMLAKGFTMALYDFKFPDLGKIAYYHYLLNKKNGTLKDIKFHVINFNSIEHSRRFNPLKPEYLPTLADATETAEALLQSLTKSDKESGAAQFFTQSAVNFLASCIFFLSRHEGGKYSTFPHVLAFINLGYDEIFNMLFSEPQLVSLLSPFRTAYKNKAFDQLEGQIGTLKINVGRLATRETFWVLSGDDFELKISDPNNPAILVIANDPATQSINSACNALILNRMTKLINSKRNLPCGLIIDESPTLYVHKVENLIATARSNKIAVLLGLQELPQLKQQYGRETADTICSVAANVISGSVRNKDTLDWLEKLFGKVRQQKEGVSIDRSRTSISMNEEMGSLIPASKIATLAAGEVVAQVAFDNNEYNGQHVNSTYNCKINLDTAAIAKEEESYVSMPIFYNFGSASDRNTVLDKNFTKINREIETLKDHFYT, via the coding sequence ATGGAAGAATCAAGCGAATTAAAGAAGCTTTATTCCTTTTTACAGAGTTTTATTTACTTCACCTTGTTCACGGAATTTTTAGTGTTCCTTTTTGCGGATGCTGGATTTATGGAACAGCTGCGGCCGGTAATCCTTAAATTACAGCGAATTGCGATTTACCAGAACATCTACTATTCTAAAGCATTTACTTTTCTTTTGATCGTAATTGTAGCCATTGGAACCAAGGCCCGGAAAAACTTACACCACGATCCAGTAAAGCACATTTACTTACCGTTATTTTTCGGCTTCTTGTTTTTCTTCGGTGCCGGGTACTTTTACCAGCACCCGACTAATCGGCTGTTGGCTTTTGGAGTAACCTGGTCGGATGCAGCTTATATGCTTTTCTCCTTGGTTGGAGCGGTAATGATAAACATTGCCCTGGATAATATTTCCAAGCACATTCAGACCGGGCTAATGAAAGATAAGTTTAATGTCGAGAATGAAAGTTTTGAGCAGAGCCGGGAGCTAATGAATACGCCCTATAGCGTCAACCTGCCTATGCTTTTTTACTATAAAAGGAGGGTAAATCACGGTTATCTGAATATTGCTAATCCTTTTCGTGCCACCTTGTTGATCGGAACACCTGGATCCGGTAAATCCTATTCAGTAGTAAATCCATTCATTAAACAAATGTTGGCTAAGGGCTTTACCATGGCTCTCTATGATTTTAAGTTTCCAGACCTGGGTAAAATAGCCTATTATCATTATCTGTTAAATAAGAAAAATGGCACCTTAAAAGATATTAAATTTCACGTTATTAATTTCAATAGTATAGAACACAGTCGAAGGTTCAATCCCTTAAAACCAGAATATTTACCAACCTTGGCCGATGCCACCGAAACTGCAGAGGCCTTGTTGCAAAGCCTGACTAAGAGTGACAAAGAATCCGGGGCTGCCCAGTTCTTTACTCAAAGCGCAGTAAACTTTCTGGCCAGCTGTATCTTTTTTCTCAGTAGGCATGAAGGTGGCAAATATTCCACGTTCCCGCACGTGCTGGCCTTTATCAATCTGGGTTATGATGAAATATTTAACATGCTTTTCTCTGAACCTCAACTGGTCAGCTTGCTTTCACCGTTTCGAACCGCTTACAAAAACAAGGCCTTTGATCAATTGGAAGGCCAGATTGGGACACTTAAAATCAACGTGGGCCGCTTAGCTACGCGGGAAACCTTCTGGGTATTATCAGGTGATGATTTTGAGCTAAAAATTTCGGATCCTAATAATCCGGCCATCCTGGTTATTGCCAATGATCCGGCTACACAGAGTATTAACAGTGCTTGCAACGCTCTAATTCTAAATCGGATGACCAAACTAATAAATTCAAAAAGAAACCTGCCCTGCGGGCTTATCATTGATGAATCTCCAACCTTGTACGTACACAAGGTAGAAAACTTAATTGCAACCGCTAGAAGCAATAAAATAGCCGTTCTTTTGGGTTTACAGGAATTGCCACAACTCAAACAACAATACGGTCGGGAAACCGCAGATACCATTTGCTCCGTGGCCGCTAACGTAATCTCCGGGTCCGTTCGCAACAAAGATACCCTAGACTGGCTAGAAAAACTTTTTGGTAAAGTCCGGCAGCAAAAGGAAGGAGTAAGTATTGACCGTAGCCGGACTTCTATTTCCATGAATGAAGAGATGGGTTCTTTAATACCTGCTTCAAAAATTGCTACCTTAGCCGCTGGTGAAGTGGTGGCCCAGGTAGCATTTGATAATAATGAATATAATGGCCAACATGTAAATAGTACCTATAATTGCAAAATCAATTTGGATACTGCAGCAATAGCAAAAGAAGAAGAGTCATATGTTTCTATGCCAATATTTTATAATTTTGGTAGCGCTTCTGACAGGAACACTGTTTTAGATAAGAACTTTACCAAAATCAATCGAGAAATAGAAACACTAAAAGACCACTTCTACACATGA
- a CDS encoding beta-barrel fold lipoprotein, whose translation MRTLKHFSSFLILLLLLVGCGKNNDDPTPTTSTATFRVDVTQTGDYQKFTRIITIAGGDFKYRDTTDPVPAVLLGDNLNTASFSVEAPNVEELSISTMTGFSPVETGPAAMTLKFSVYKNDTLLEEKVFTYTEATKDKSEELIYMAN comes from the coding sequence ATGAGAACTCTTAAGCACTTTAGTAGTTTTTTGATATTATTGCTCTTACTTGTTGGCTGCGGCAAAAATAACGATGATCCAACCCCAACCACCAGCACGGCCACGTTTCGGGTTGATGTAACTCAAACCGGAGATTATCAGAAATTTACCAGAATTATTACTATTGCTGGTGGGGATTTTAAGTACCGGGATACAACAGATCCGGTGCCGGCGGTGTTGCTGGGAGATAATTTAAATACAGCTTCTTTTTCGGTAGAAGCTCCCAATGTAGAAGAATTAAGCATTTCCACTATGACCGGATTTTCTCCAGTGGAAACAGGCCCAGCTGCCATGACTTTAAAATTTTCTGTTTACAAAAATGATACCTTGTTAGAGGAGAAGGTCTTCACTTATACTGAAGCTACAAAGGATAAAAGTGAAGAGCTTATTTATATGGCAAATTAA
- a CDS encoding DUF3991 domain-containing protein, which yields MTFQDYRERIAITAVAESLGYKVNLQKGRAVLEFKHSDGDTVLIDPVKKLYFNRDGTNDRGDLIEFVKNRLNRFNISYQNEISAINKVLQGYANEPHLLKIEYGVPEPKKFDSSRYQIANPSVFKLHYLIQERGLDLETIKRFSPFIHLVKDTEKTKGRPYENIGFPLTKPGSNEVVGYDLRNYGFKGVAPGSDRKNGMWVADFVGAPQRTRNVFFGENPIDLMSFCQLNKHRLDVDNAAFVSFGGGIAKSQLQGAIQHWAGVKIHTAFDNDYQGKMYDIAVAMQVNGKDVPLPQKKEDSLLFQVNGKSFEIPVAKISLAAFERASGIRSGVTVHKAASENNGISFKDFNDIIHPKNATQVSKISTIRY from the coding sequence ATGACATTTCAGGACTACAGGGAGCGAATTGCCATCACCGCAGTGGCTGAGTCTTTAGGTTACAAAGTTAATTTACAAAAGGGAAGAGCCGTGCTGGAGTTTAAACACTCAGATGGAGATACCGTGCTGATCGATCCGGTGAAAAAACTTTACTTTAATCGGGATGGTACCAACGATCGTGGGGATTTAATTGAGTTTGTAAAAAATCGGCTGAATAGATTTAACATCTCTTACCAAAACGAAATTTCCGCTATCAACAAAGTACTCCAGGGTTATGCTAACGAACCCCATCTTTTAAAAATCGAGTACGGCGTTCCGGAGCCGAAGAAATTTGATTCCAGTCGGTACCAGATAGCTAATCCTTCTGTCTTTAAATTACATTATCTGATTCAGGAACGGGGCTTAGATCTGGAAACTATTAAACGCTTCTCACCTTTTATTCACTTAGTTAAAGATACGGAGAAAACCAAAGGTAGACCTTATGAAAACATTGGCTTTCCCTTAACCAAGCCCGGTAGTAATGAAGTAGTTGGCTACGATTTACGGAATTATGGATTTAAAGGGGTAGCACCAGGTAGTGATCGGAAAAACGGTATGTGGGTTGCTGACTTTGTGGGGGCTCCCCAGCGTACTCGGAATGTGTTCTTCGGGGAAAATCCGATTGACCTCATGAGTTTCTGCCAGTTAAACAAACACCGGCTTGACGTTGATAATGCGGCCTTTGTTTCCTTTGGTGGAGGTATAGCCAAAAGTCAACTGCAGGGAGCAATCCAGCACTGGGCTGGTGTTAAAATACATACTGCTTTTGATAATGATTACCAGGGCAAGATGTATGACATTGCTGTAGCCATGCAAGTAAATGGTAAAGATGTTCCATTACCCCAAAAGAAGGAGGATAGCCTTTTATTCCAGGTAAATGGTAAAAGCTTTGAAATTCCGGTAGCAAAGATAAGCCTAGCTGCTTTCGAAAGGGCATCTGGTATTCGGTCTGGAGTAACTGTTCACAAAGCTGCCAGTGAAAATAATGGTATAAGCTTTAAGGACTTTAATGATATCATTCATCCGAAGAATGCAACTCAAGTAAGCAAAATATCTACTATTAGGTATTGA
- a CDS encoding DEAD/DEAH box helicase, producing the protein MSYFLENHYNIKYNIEANGLRNAQIGAIHAISSHFTLFEKEPALVVMPTGTGKTAVLIMAAFIERAKRVLVISSSVLVRGQIKEEFESLKTLKQVGVVSESIDLPKVFEIITPIRSNEQWTELENYDVVIGIPPSINIGISEDIYPNPSLFDLILVDEAHHAAATTWNNILNVFHNSKKIFFTATPFRRDKKEVLGRIVYNYPLSRAKKDRVFGEIGFIPITPDTNETVDLALAKAAEKQFNEDRENGFDHYILIRTNTKKHAKELEKVYEENTTLNLRRIDSKKTYKYIKQTVRKLKDKLLDGIICVDMLGEGFDFPNLKIGVLHQPHKSLAITLQFIGRFARTNASNIGQAKFLALPNDLEIGTKQLFSEGAIWNDLIVDLSQDRIIVEDLIKNVINSFNREEDDLVREEAENISIYNLNPYCHVKIYRVTDFNIEGYLDISGHEIVHHFISEENSAIIFISKVTQSPKWINSDEIVDVNFFLFLIFFDEETNLVFIHSAIKTPQFYDLMIEKFTNNPAEKISKYDLHKVLSGLSETEIFSLGMQNRSINSGESYRTISGSHAHNSIKKTDGRMYSNGHIYGKAKNEEDTKITIGYSSGSKVWSNAYEKIPIFINWCREIGRKIESDVIVKTHTGLDHLPIGVKINNFPEKVYAAIWNRETFSDFPDLNIVSVEGELLETVNLLEFDIIIDKDQTNNQELSFDLTYEKISIPLKFSFQDHYSLRESSDFLFNVFDYSIEEYLNEYPLQFYLNDFSAIIYNELHKPNQNEILFPAEQIFDFDWVTNNTDIEIEFYDPTNPRIKLKADNNNKDSIHETIHSSLFAQDYDLIVYDHGTGEMADYITFKESPDSTMINLFHIKGSGGKESGDRVNDVYEVCGQAIKSLLWTSNKNTFNKKFLQRVNSKPQKFIKGDLTQYKALISKGKMLSFTFTIVQPGVSKNNLSSKISSILAAANDYINGNGNNEQLNVWASLD; encoded by the coding sequence ATGTCGTATTTTCTTGAAAATCATTACAATATTAAATATAACATCGAAGCTAATGGGTTAAGGAATGCCCAGATAGGTGCTATTCACGCAATTTCCTCACATTTTACCTTATTTGAGAAAGAGCCTGCATTGGTTGTAATGCCCACTGGAACGGGTAAAACCGCAGTTCTTATAATGGCTGCATTTATTGAAAGGGCAAAAAGAGTATTAGTGATTAGTTCTTCGGTTCTAGTAAGAGGCCAGATCAAAGAGGAGTTCGAAAGCTTAAAAACTCTTAAACAGGTTGGGGTGGTAAGTGAATCCATTGATTTACCTAAGGTTTTTGAAATTATAACTCCAATAAGATCTAACGAACAATGGACAGAGTTGGAAAATTATGATGTAGTTATTGGCATTCCACCTAGTATAAACATAGGAATTAGTGAAGATATCTATCCTAATCCATCTTTATTCGATTTAATACTTGTTGATGAAGCTCATCATGCTGCTGCTACAACATGGAATAACATTCTTAACGTATTTCATAATTCTAAAAAAATATTTTTCACAGCTACTCCATTTAGAAGAGATAAAAAAGAAGTTTTAGGGAGAATTGTTTACAATTATCCATTATCAAGGGCAAAGAAAGATAGAGTATTTGGAGAAATTGGGTTTATTCCTATTACTCCAGACACTAACGAAACAGTTGATCTCGCTTTAGCGAAAGCTGCGGAAAAACAGTTTAACGAAGATCGAGAAAATGGATTTGACCATTATATTCTGATAAGGACTAATACAAAAAAACATGCAAAGGAACTTGAAAAAGTATACGAAGAAAATACAACATTAAATTTAAGAAGAATTGATAGTAAAAAAACCTATAAATACATTAAGCAAACTGTAAGAAAGTTAAAGGATAAATTATTAGATGGTATAATATGCGTGGATATGCTTGGTGAGGGGTTTGACTTTCCAAATCTTAAAATAGGAGTTCTTCATCAGCCACATAAATCATTAGCGATTACATTACAATTTATAGGTAGATTTGCAAGAACTAACGCTTCTAATATCGGTCAGGCTAAATTCTTAGCACTTCCCAATGATTTAGAAATAGGCACTAAACAACTTTTCTCTGAAGGGGCAATTTGGAATGATTTAATTGTTGATTTAAGTCAAGACAGAATAATTGTCGAAGATTTAATAAAGAATGTTATTAATTCTTTTAACCGTGAAGAAGATGATTTGGTAAGGGAGGAAGCAGAGAATATTTCGATCTATAACTTAAACCCTTACTGCCATGTAAAAATTTACCGTGTTACCGATTTTAATATAGAAGGTTACTTAGATATTTCAGGTCATGAGATTGTTCATCACTTTATTAGTGAGGAAAACTCGGCTATAATTTTTATATCCAAGGTTACCCAAAGCCCTAAATGGATTAATTCAGATGAAATTGTTGATGTAAATTTTTTTCTTTTTCTAATTTTTTTTGATGAAGAAACAAATTTGGTATTCATCCATTCAGCCATTAAAACTCCCCAGTTTTATGATTTAATGATTGAAAAGTTTACTAATAACCCGGCTGAAAAAATATCTAAATATGATTTGCATAAAGTACTTTCAGGGTTAAGTGAAACTGAAATATTTAGTTTAGGGATGCAGAATCGTTCCATTAATAGCGGTGAATCTTATAGGACAATTTCAGGGTCTCACGCTCATAATTCAATAAAAAAAACTGATGGGCGTATGTATTCAAATGGTCATATTTATGGTAAGGCTAAAAACGAGGAAGATACAAAAATTACCATTGGATATAGTAGCGGTTCAAAAGTTTGGAGTAATGCTTACGAAAAGATTCCAATTTTTATTAACTGGTGTCGAGAAATAGGAAGGAAAATTGAAAGTGATGTAATTGTTAAAACACATACTGGGTTAGACCATTTACCGATAGGAGTAAAAATTAACAATTTCCCAGAAAAGGTCTATGCTGCTATTTGGAATAGAGAAACATTTTCTGACTTCCCAGATTTAAATATTGTAAGTGTAGAGGGAGAATTATTAGAAACTGTTAATTTATTAGAATTTGATATCATAATTGATAAAGACCAAACTAATAATCAGGAACTATCTTTTGACCTCACTTATGAAAAAATCTCTATACCGCTAAAATTCTCTTTTCAAGATCATTATTCATTAAGAGAAAGCTCAGACTTTTTATTTAATGTTTTTGATTATAGTATTGAGGAATATTTAAATGAATATCCCTTGCAATTTTATTTAAATGACTTTTCAGCAATAATATATAATGAATTGCATAAACCTAATCAAAATGAAATTTTATTTCCAGCTGAACAAATTTTTGATTTTGATTGGGTTACCAATAATACTGATATTGAAATAGAATTTTATGATCCAACTAATCCAAGGATAAAGTTAAAGGCGGATAATAATAACAAAGATTCAATTCATGAAACAATACACAGTTCTTTATTCGCCCAAGACTATGATTTGATTGTATACGATCACGGAACAGGTGAAATGGCCGATTATATTACATTTAAAGAATCGCCAGATTCAACTATGATAAATTTATTTCATATCAAAGGTTCTGGAGGGAAGGAATCTGGTGATAGAGTAAATGATGTATATGAAGTCTGTGGTCAAGCAATTAAATCATTATTATGGACTTCAAATAAAAATACTTTTAATAAGAAATTTTTACAAAGAGTGAATAGTAAGCCACAAAAATTTATTAAGGGTGATTTAACTCAATATAAAGCTTTAATAAGTAAAGGTAAAATGTTAAGTTTTACTTTCACTATAGTACAACCAGGAGTATCAAAAAACAATTTATCTAGTAAAATAAGCTCAATCTTAGCTGCAGCCAATGATTATATAAATGGAAATGGTAATAATGAACAACTTAATGTTTGGGCATCCTTAGATTGA
- a CDS encoding helix-turn-helix domain-containing protein, with protein MKLNLHDLGERLQLLRKGLDLSQKDLAATLETHQNQISRLENGIGGTLELLVQLLNFYSDHFHISFIFSDEFEVIKRSEPLSHMSTFNSIAIERLKILQTDVNGQITDIIGIMEKEGSF; from the coding sequence ATGAAATTAAATCTACATGATTTAGGGGAACGCCTGCAACTTCTTCGAAAGGGGCTGGACCTTTCTCAAAAAGATTTAGCAGCAACCCTGGAGACACACCAGAATCAAATATCCCGACTAGAAAATGGGATTGGAGGTACGCTGGAGCTCTTGGTTCAACTGCTGAATTTCTACTCAGACCATTTTCATATAAGCTTTATTTTTTCGGATGAATTCGAAGTTATAAAAAGGTCTGAACCATTATCTCACATGAGCACTTTTAACAGCATTGCTATAGAACGGCTCAAAATCTTGCAAACAGATGTCAACGGCCAAATAACTGATATCATAGGTATCATGGAAAAAGAAGGTAGTTTCTAA
- a CDS encoding Y-family DNA polymerase, with product MTSLFLHADINNCYASIFRIFNPELTGKPIIVLSNNDGSIIARSQEAKDLGIKMGQPFFEAKAIIDKHQIQVYSSNYPLFHDLSTRFHNTLGTFSPNQEIYSIDEGFLDLGNFYNTNLQQYGRTIKQTVWKWLGLPICVGIAPTKTLAKLANRIAKKSAKANGVLVLNTPDHITSALKIIDVGDVWGIGRQYAIKLRNFGIYTAWDLSKVTDAFAKKHLTIVGLRIVKELRGEACADLEIEPPAKKGICTSRSFGQPVTTLNLLEEAVATYMTRSAYKLRKQKSRCSQLSVFLETNPFKENEAQYNNCKTIQLPVPTNSTLELINYALIALRAIYREGYKYKKAGVLLDDISPATAVQGNIFDTIDRGKHLDLMQTLDLLTRKLGTGIVKVAKEGIEKSWKMRQDYGTPCYTTRMEDILVVR from the coding sequence ATGACCAGCTTATTCTTACACGCCGATATCAATAATTGTTATGCCTCCATCTTCCGGATATTTAACCCGGAGCTAACCGGCAAACCGATTATTGTGCTTTCCAACAATGACGGCTCTATCATTGCGCGTTCCCAAGAAGCTAAGGACTTAGGAATTAAGATGGGGCAACCTTTTTTTGAAGCCAAAGCTATTATTGACAAACACCAGATCCAGGTATACTCCAGCAATTACCCGCTCTTTCACGATCTGAGTACCCGCTTTCATAATACACTAGGCACGTTTTCCCCTAACCAGGAAATTTACAGCATCGACGAGGGATTTCTAGATCTGGGCAATTTCTACAACACTAACCTGCAGCAATACGGTCGAACCATTAAGCAAACGGTGTGGAAATGGTTAGGCCTGCCAATTTGCGTGGGCATCGCTCCTACTAAAACGCTCGCGAAGCTGGCCAACCGAATAGCTAAAAAATCAGCGAAAGCAAACGGTGTCTTAGTCCTCAACACGCCGGACCATATTACATCTGCCCTAAAAATCATTGATGTAGGAGATGTCTGGGGAATTGGCCGTCAATACGCCATTAAACTTCGTAATTTTGGCATTTACACAGCTTGGGATTTATCTAAGGTGACCGATGCTTTTGCTAAAAAGCATTTAACCATTGTAGGATTACGCATTGTAAAGGAACTGCGCGGCGAAGCGTGTGCAGATTTGGAAATTGAACCACCAGCAAAGAAAGGTATTTGTACCAGCCGCTCTTTCGGTCAGCCTGTAACTACGTTGAATTTACTCGAAGAAGCCGTGGCCACCTATATGACACGTAGTGCTTATAAACTAAGAAAGCAAAAAAGCCGCTGTTCGCAATTAAGTGTGTTCCTGGAAACAAACCCCTTTAAGGAGAACGAGGCCCAATACAATAATTGCAAAACCATCCAGCTGCCGGTGCCCACTAACTCCACATTAGAACTAATTAATTATGCACTTATAGCTTTAAGAGCCATTTATCGGGAAGGGTATAAATATAAAAAGGCCGGCGTATTACTGGATGATATTAGCCCAGCTACAGCTGTGCAAGGCAATATTTTTGATACCATTGACCGTGGCAAGCACTTAGACCTGATGCAAACCTTGGATTTACTGACTAGGAAATTAGGAACCGGTATTGTAAAAGTAGCCAAAGAAGGTATTGAAAAATCCTGGAAAATGAGGCAGGATTATGGTACACCTTGTTATACAACCCGGATGGAAGACATTTTAGTGGTAAGGTAA
- a CDS encoding LexA family protein has translation MDKIDNHKQNQDAVNLILLGYETETKLPLFSSYVKAGFPSPAEDYAEERISLLKFLSGNPTATFYVLLEGDSMIDFHLFEGDLLVIDRSLEVRSGDIILANLDNEFTVKMLEITENGARLVPGNKKYKPIVINNNLELLVWGVVRGIARRFRK, from the coding sequence ATGGATAAAATAGATAATCATAAGCAAAATCAGGATGCCGTAAATCTTATATTGTTGGGTTATGAAACGGAAACCAAACTGCCCTTATTCAGTTCTTACGTAAAAGCCGGGTTCCCTTCGCCGGCCGAGGATTATGCTGAGGAGCGCATCAGCCTCTTAAAATTTCTTTCCGGCAATCCTACTGCAACTTTCTATGTGCTGCTGGAGGGCGATTCTATGATAGATTTTCATCTGTTTGAAGGGGATCTATTAGTAATAGACCGTTCCCTGGAAGTACGATCCGGCGATATTATCCTAGCTAATCTGGATAATGAATTTACGGTAAAGATGCTCGAAATAACAGAGAATGGAGCCCGTTTAGTACCGGGTAATAAGAAGTATAAGCCTATAGTTATAAATAATAATTTAGAATTATTGGTTTGGGGGGTAGTGAGAGGTATAGCCAGGAGATTCCGGAAATGA
- a CDS encoding DUF4099 domain-containing protein, whose product MSFQIKDLPYSQFEQLGMSRKDVITMPAHELANLLEGRRTGLISLRIHLKEGMKPIEAQAKLSLTRNPDNTLSLGVHPILARPVNNIEANEEQWNKLLKGEAIVKNSKALNGSIEPHIHQLDKETNEILSARLSAIQIPNAIKDTVLSVDQKEQLKKGLPVEIVNKSTKDINIVQIDLNEPKGYKITDANQFRQKPEVTMVKLEEPTLAVSSEKIKGVKR is encoded by the coding sequence ATGAGTTTCCAAATTAAAGACTTGCCCTATTCTCAGTTTGAGCAACTGGGAATGAGCAGAAAAGATGTAATCACGATGCCAGCTCATGAACTGGCAAATCTGCTAGAAGGTCGCCGAACAGGTTTAATTTCTTTAAGGATTCATTTAAAGGAAGGAATGAAGCCAATTGAAGCTCAGGCCAAATTAAGTTTAACCAGAAATCCCGATAATACACTCTCTCTCGGAGTACATCCGATTTTAGCACGGCCAGTAAACAACATTGAAGCAAATGAAGAGCAGTGGAATAAATTATTAAAAGGAGAGGCAATTGTAAAAAACTCCAAAGCTCTGAATGGTTCCATAGAGCCGCACATTCACCAGCTGGATAAAGAAACTAACGAAATATTAAGCGCCAGGTTAAGCGCAATCCAGATACCCAATGCTATAAAAGATACCGTGTTAAGCGTAGATCAAAAAGAGCAGCTTAAAAAAGGGTTGCCGGTTGAGATTGTAAATAAGTCCACCAAAGATATAAACATAGTTCAGATTGATTTAAATGAACCCAAAGGTTACAAAATAACTGATGCCAACCAGTTCCGGCAAAAACCAGAAGTAACAATGGTTAAACTGGAAGAACCAACACTAGCCGTTAGTTCGGAGAAAATTAAAGGTGTTAAAAGGTAA
- the traN gene encoding conjugative transposon protein TraN yields the protein MKNTLMLFLLMAITLPAVCQKTAPQVIYVNETISTHFVSPEPIKYVDISTNDVAGDIPVDNIFRIKPKQANPKLGIVTIVGERFMVQYKLAYATPASASSEVRIDPTQVDEYLNPDVAMSEQEMKRFSLLALQQKPVGRSASAKKDKMQAVVNNIYTIGDYFFIDFSINNKTNIAYDIDQIRFKIEDKKVVKSTNFQQLEIQPVHQLFYTDSFKRRYRNVFVFKKFTFPDEKVFNIEVAEKQVSGRTISVKVDYKDVLKADTL from the coding sequence ATGAAAAATACATTAATGCTGTTCTTATTGATGGCTATAACCTTGCCGGCTGTATGCCAAAAAACAGCTCCTCAGGTAATCTATGTAAATGAAACTATCTCCACTCATTTTGTGAGTCCAGAACCGATCAAATACGTCGATATTTCTACTAATGATGTGGCCGGTGATATTCCGGTGGATAATATATTCCGCATTAAACCAAAGCAAGCAAACCCTAAACTCGGCATAGTAACGATTGTTGGGGAGCGTTTTATGGTTCAGTATAAACTCGCTTATGCTACTCCTGCTTCAGCTAGTTCCGAGGTAAGAATTGATCCTACCCAGGTTGATGAATACTTGAATCCGGATGTGGCCATGAGCGAGCAGGAAATGAAAAGATTTTCTCTGCTAGCCTTGCAACAAAAGCCTGTAGGTCGATCTGCCAGCGCTAAAAAAGACAAAATGCAAGCGGTGGTAAATAATATCTACACCATCGGAGATTATTTCTTTATTGATTTCTCCATAAACAATAAAACCAACATTGCTTATGACATTGATCAGATTCGGTTTAAAATAGAAGATAAAAAGGTAGTTAAGTCAACCAACTTCCAGCAATTAGAAATCCAACCCGTACATCAGCTTTTTTACACCGATAGCTTTAAACGCCGGTATCGAAACGTGTTTGTATTTAAGAAATTTACCTTCCCTGATGAAAAGGTATTTAATATAGAAGTAGCCGAGAAGCAGGTGAGCGGTCGTACTATTTCCGTGAAGGTAGATTATAAAGATGTATTAAAGGCTGATACACTTTAA
- a CDS encoding M23 family metallopeptidase — MRILKQLSPILLLIIPYTAKAQFNTIKKVEILPQIQIDYITSLSNNPEDNSIWEAVNVNNLRQKANVSVSMPLQAPIISSGFGNRIDPLTGKIKFHYGLDFRGSSDSIKAILPGTIKKVAYSRGLGNYVEVEHGEFKTIYGHLSQILVREKIEIIAGTVLGITGSTGRSTGEHLHFAIKHRGKAINPVPFLNLVYRRVEMEARKKSKRMASELTSK, encoded by the coding sequence ATGAGAATACTTAAACAGTTATCACCAATCTTATTATTAATTATTCCTTATACCGCAAAAGCACAGTTTAATACCATTAAAAAGGTTGAAATTCTACCTCAAATCCAGATTGATTATATTACCAGCTTGTCAAACAACCCCGAGGATAATAGTATTTGGGAAGCTGTAAATGTAAATAATCTTCGTCAAAAAGCTAATGTATCGGTTTCTATGCCATTGCAGGCGCCGATTATTAGCAGCGGGTTTGGAAATAGAATAGATCCACTGACTGGGAAAATAAAATTCCATTATGGCCTGGATTTCAGAGGATCATCAGATTCAATTAAGGCCATTCTACCAGGCACAATAAAGAAAGTAGCTTATTCCAGAGGTCTAGGCAATTATGTTGAAGTAGAACACGGTGAGTTTAAAACCATTTATGGTCATTTATCCCAAATACTGGTTAGAGAAAAGATCGAAATAATTGCTGGTACTGTTTTGGGTATAACTGGCAGTACGGGAAGAAGTACTGGAGAACATCTACATTTTGCTATCAAGCACCGAGGCAAGGCCATTAATCCAGTTCCATTTCTGAATTTAGTTTATCGTCGGGTAGAAATGGAGGCCCGAAAAAAAAGCAAAAGAATGGCATCGGAATTAACTTCCAAATAA